The following proteins are encoded in a genomic region of Rhizobium sp. ZPR4:
- a CDS encoding APC family permease, which translates to MNTQNSQGAAENQLRKNSLGVGAVTFLVVSAAAPLTAVAGGVPLSMMLGNGPGIPLTFLLVTGILLLFAVGYVAMARHIRNAGAFYAYTAQGLGGLMGGAAALIAILAYNAMQVGVLGLFGAATKGFFAEQLGLDLPWWVWSFVGIAFVAVFGYRRVDLSAKVLTVLVILEYLVVLVIDAAIFAKGGDAGLSAAPFTPTAFWSGTPAIGLLFCFAAFIGFEATTIYSEEAREPEKTVPRATYISVLIIGLFYMLTSWLMVAGAGVDKLVPTLQGLADPTTFLFGLAERYVGHWITVVMSVLFITSLFAGILAFHNGVARYMYVAGREGLLPKSVGVTHPIFQSPHVGSIIQTVIAVLVVALFAVTGQDPVLALFSWLTNVATLAIILLMAFTAFSIVVFFSRNPGLERNVLAIKVLPIVTGLILLALVYYISANFGAIAGANGVLAVLLPGLVLIAGIIGLIAAARLKSSDAASYARLGAGQEA; encoded by the coding sequence ATGAACACGCAAAATTCGCAAGGTGCGGCTGAAAACCAGCTGCGCAAAAACAGTCTCGGCGTCGGCGCCGTGACCTTTCTCGTGGTGTCGGCCGCGGCGCCGCTGACGGCAGTCGCCGGCGGCGTGCCGTTGTCCATGATGCTCGGCAACGGACCGGGCATACCGCTCACTTTTCTATTGGTGACGGGCATTCTGCTGCTGTTTGCGGTCGGTTATGTCGCCATGGCTCGCCATATAAGAAATGCCGGCGCCTTCTATGCCTATACGGCTCAGGGCCTTGGTGGCCTCATGGGCGGTGCCGCCGCGCTGATTGCCATTCTCGCCTATAATGCCATGCAAGTCGGCGTTCTCGGGCTTTTCGGCGCGGCGACCAAGGGTTTCTTCGCCGAACAGCTCGGCCTCGATCTTCCGTGGTGGGTCTGGAGCTTTGTCGGCATCGCCTTCGTCGCCGTTTTCGGCTACCGCCGCGTCGATCTATCGGCGAAAGTGCTGACGGTGCTCGTTATTCTCGAATATCTCGTCGTGCTCGTCATCGATGCGGCGATCTTCGCCAAGGGCGGCGATGCCGGTCTTTCCGCCGCACCGTTCACGCCGACCGCCTTCTGGAGCGGTACACCGGCGATCGGCCTGCTGTTCTGCTTTGCCGCCTTCATCGGTTTCGAAGCGACGACCATTTATAGCGAAGAGGCACGTGAGCCGGAAAAGACCGTGCCGCGCGCGACCTATATCTCCGTTCTCATCATCGGCCTTTTCTATATGCTGACCTCCTGGCTGATGGTGGCTGGCGCCGGCGTCGACAAGCTCGTCCCGACCCTGCAAGGTCTTGCCGATCCCACGACCTTCCTCTTCGGCCTTGCCGAGCGCTATGTCGGTCATTGGATTACCGTCGTGATGAGCGTGCTCTTCATCACCAGCCTGTTTGCCGGCATCCTCGCCTTCCACAATGGCGTCGCGCGCTACATGTATGTCGCCGGCCGTGAGGGCCTGTTGCCGAAGTCGGTCGGCGTCACACATCCGATCTTTCAAAGCCCGCATGTCGGCTCGATCATTCAGACCGTCATTGCCGTGCTCGTCGTTGCGCTCTTTGCGGTGACGGGTCAGGATCCTGTATTGGCGCTCTTCTCCTGGCTTACCAATGTCGCGACGCTCGCAATTATCCTGCTGATGGCCTTCACCGCCTTCTCGATCGTGGTGTTCTTCAGCCGCAATCCGGGGCTTGAACGCAATGTCCTGGCGATCAAGGTGCTGCCGATCGTGACGGGTCTGATCCTTCTGGCACTCGTCTATTATATCTCGGCGAATTTCGGCGCGATTGCCGGTGCCAATGGCGTGCTGGCCGTGTTGTTGCCGGGCCTGGTGCTGATTGCTGGTATCATCGGCCTTATCGCTGCGGCTCGCCTGAAGTCGTCGGATGCGGCAAGCTATGCCCGCCTCGGCGCCGGTCAGGAAGCCTGA